A single window of Anaerobacillus alkaliphilus DNA harbors:
- the murQ gene encoding N-acetylmuramic acid 6-phosphate etherase, whose amino-acid sequence METEKSLSALTTEQRNLRSKHIDQLSTIEILEIINEEDRTVAEAVQKVLPQIEKTVNLAYKSIKSGGRIFYVGAGTSGRLGILDAVECPPTFSVSSELVQGVIAGGETAIQGAVEGAEDDFEQGSIDLAQRELTDKDIVIGIAASGRTPYVMGALEYANQLGAETAAISCNEQSQLSHYANTSIEAVVGPEVLTGSTRMKAATAQKMILNMISTCTMIKLGKVYENLMVDVNASNHKLVERARNIVIAVTGVPYEQATFVLDETEQNVKLAIVMIETGASKEKAGRAIVEADGFVRKAIELLK is encoded by the coding sequence ATGGAGACTGAAAAAAGTTTATCAGCGTTGACAACAGAGCAAAGAAACCTTCGTTCTAAACATATCGACCAATTGTCAACAATTGAGATATTAGAAATCATCAATGAGGAAGATCGTACCGTTGCTGAAGCAGTACAAAAGGTATTGCCTCAGATTGAGAAGACTGTAAATCTTGCATATAAATCTATAAAAAGTGGTGGGAGAATTTTCTATGTTGGGGCTGGAACTAGTGGGCGATTGGGAATTTTAGATGCAGTAGAATGTCCACCGACTTTCAGTGTAAGTTCTGAGCTTGTGCAAGGGGTTATTGCAGGTGGAGAAACGGCTATTCAAGGTGCAGTGGAAGGTGCTGAGGACGATTTTGAGCAAGGTTCTATTGACCTAGCTCAGAGGGAACTCACTGATAAAGATATCGTGATAGGAATAGCTGCTAGTGGAAGAACTCCATATGTTATGGGGGCTCTAGAATATGCAAATCAGTTAGGTGCAGAAACTGCAGCAATTTCATGTAATGAGCAGTCGCAATTAAGTCATTATGCCAACACGAGTATAGAGGCTGTTGTAGGACCTGAAGTGTTGACCGGATCCACAAGAATGAAGGCGGCAACTGCACAAAAGATGATCCTTAATATGATCTCAACTTGCACAATGATTAAACTAGGCAAAGTTTATGAAAATTTAATGGTTGATGTTAATGCGAGCAACCACAAACTAGTGGAACGGGCAAGAAATATTGTCATCGCAGTGACTGGAGTGCCATATGAGCAGGCAACTTTTGTTTTAGATGAAACAGAGCAAAATGTAAAACTAGCAATTGTCATGATTGAAACCGGTGCTTCAAAAGAAAAGGCAGGAAGAGCAATTGTCGAGGCTGATGGTTTTGTTCGAAAAGCAATTGAACTATTGAAATGA
- a CDS encoding BadF/BadG/BcrA/BcrD ATPase family protein has translation MYVLGIDGGGTKTTAAICDIEGNIQALTTVGPTNPNNPDAKVQDEFDQLVSNLRDINDCALTNVSVIFAGMSGVNRSEDKLRVKQAIFKALNREVTFFSDNDAVNALYSGTLGEPGIVHIAGTGSITFGINHENQRSRVGGWGYLIGDEGSGYDIGKKAIQAVFAAYDQTGPQTSLTDLILEHAMVLEPPDLISEIYEPGKAKSLIAPISKLVFKAADVGDEVAQKIILDAARSTAESTYYLYMKLFQRQQGLIPLILAGGVYKRADWFLPTLEQVMNEKKLPISIVVPKVVPAAGALVAGFKLSGKTVPTVFLEKCMNNGLKQK, from the coding sequence ATGTACGTATTAGGGATAGATGGTGGTGGGACGAAAACAACCGCTGCAATTTGTGATATCGAAGGCAATATTCAAGCTTTAACGACTGTAGGACCGACAAATCCTAATAATCCTGATGCTAAGGTTCAAGATGAGTTTGATCAGTTAGTAAGTAATTTACGGGACATAAATGATTGTGCTCTAACAAATGTATCTGTTATTTTTGCGGGAATGTCTGGGGTGAATAGGTCTGAAGACAAGTTAAGGGTAAAACAGGCAATTTTTAAAGCTCTGAACCGAGAAGTGACTTTCTTTTCTGATAACGATGCAGTGAATGCATTGTACTCAGGCACGTTAGGTGAACCCGGGATTGTTCACATTGCTGGTACTGGCTCGATCACATTTGGTATAAATCATGAAAATCAAAGAAGTAGAGTCGGTGGCTGGGGGTATCTCATCGGGGACGAGGGAAGTGGCTATGACATAGGTAAGAAAGCCATACAGGCAGTATTTGCAGCATATGATCAAACTGGACCACAAACAAGTTTAACAGACCTCATATTAGAGCATGCAATGGTGTTGGAACCACCTGATCTTATTAGTGAAATCTATGAACCGGGTAAAGCGAAATCTTTAATTGCACCAATAAGTAAACTAGTTTTTAAAGCTGCTGACGTTGGTGACGAAGTTGCACAAAAGATTATCTTAGATGCAGCACGAAGCACAGCTGAATCGACTTATTATCTATACATGAAACTGTTTCAACGACAACAAGGTTTAATACCACTCATTTTAGCAGGGGGAGTGTATAAGAGAGCAGATTGGTTTTTACCTACATTAGAACAAGTCATGAACGAAAAGAAACTACCCATTTCAATTGTAGTTCCCAAGGTAGTACCTGCTGCAGGTGCACTAGTTGCTGGTTTTAAGCTAAGTGGTAAAACAGTGCCAACTGTATTTTTAGAAAAATGCATGAATAATGGTCTAAAACAGAAGTAG